Below is a genomic region from Pseudomonadota bacterium.
AATGAAAGAGGAGCCAGTATTTCTATTGTGATATTTCTTATACTACAATTTCACTTCTTCTTATGTTGATACTAAAAATTAGCAGTAAAAAAGGGGTCTACTGTGGTTGGGTTTTTAAAATAGGCTGATGGGCTCAATCCAGTGAAATGTTTAAAATCCATAATCATATGTGCCTGATCATAATAACCGGAATCCAGCGCTGTTTCCAGCCAGGAGCCTTCAGGGTTTTGAATTTTTCTTGAAAGGGCATTTTTAAATCTAAGATTCCGGCACAACTGCTTTGGAGACAGACCGACTCTTTCTTTAAACTTTCGCTCCAGGTGGCGGCAGCTGACACCGACTGTTTTTGCAAGGTAATCTATAGTTATAAATCCTTTGTACAATTCAATTGCTAGAATAGCCGCAGAAACACTATCATCTTTCCGGTTGTTTTGCTTTAGCTGATGCAAAAAAAAGCGATCAAGATATTCAACCCGATCTTTCGATGTCAGGC
It encodes:
- a CDS encoding helix-turn-helix domain-containing protein; the protein is MYFDIFKPHKALDTFIRYYWLLRVPCGSSQDVSQSDASQQFLTEGIELSFNLGDPIEIAMGDSIGKTVESVSISGPLTKPMKMRANGRIEIFGVCFRPGGAYPFFPYPAHELTNCLADTQELWGTKGASLVECFFNTCLTSKDRVEYLDRFFLHQLKQNNRKDDSVSAAILAIELYKGFITIDYLAKTVGVSCRHLERKFKERVGLSPKQLCRNLRFKNALSRKIQNPEGSWLETALDSGYYDQAHMIMDFKHFTGLSPSAYFKNPTTVDPFFTANF